The sequence CCGGGCTTCCCCTGCGCCACCGTGGCGATCAGATGCAGCGCCGGTAGCACCTGACGGCTGGTGTCCGCCTCGGCCCACTCCTTCGCCGTACGCTCCAGCTTCGCGAGCATCTCCTGGCTAGGCAACCCGCCGAGCACGCCCATGCGCTTGGACAGCGGGTTCCCGTAGTAGGCGACGACCCGGAAGCGCGGGAGGATCGCCCCCGCGAGTGGGACCGGCCCCCTCACCGGCCACTTGGCCGAGTCGGCCGGGCTCAGGACGAAGTGGCTGCGCGCGACCAGCGGGACGGCACCGCTCCCGGTAGAGTCGGCCGCCGAGCTGTCCCCACGCGCTCTCGGGGCCGGATCCGGCGAGGCAGCGATCGGCCGGGGAACCCAGGTCCTGGCCACCGGGGCGGTGGCTTGTCTCGCGGCCGCGCCCGCGGGCGGTGGCGGCGCAGCCGCGCTGCGATCCCGGCAGCCGGCACCGCCGAGGAGCCCGGCGAGCAGCAGCCACCGGATGATCGAGCGGGTGCCATGCATGGGAGGAGTCAGCCGGCTCGCGCGAGCTGCCGGTCCTGCACCCGGGAGAGCAGCAGCAGCGAGACGATCGCCCCGATCAGCGCGAGCATCATGTCCCATTGCGTGTCCCACGGATCCCCCTGCGTGCCCAGGAAATCGGTCGCGGCGCTCCCTTCGGCCAGCGCCGTCCAGAACTCCACCAGCTCGTAGAAGGCGCTGAACGCGAGACAGAAGCAGATCACCATGAACGGCAGCCAACGGCTTCGCCCGAGCGGTGAGCGGCGGATGAAGATCTCCCGCGCCAGCATCGCCGGGATAAACCCTTGGGCCAGGTGACCGATCCGGTCGTAGTGGTTCCTGGTGAACCCGAACCACGACTCCATCCAGAACCCCAGCGGCACCTGGGCATAGGTGTAGTGCCCGCCCAGCATGAGGATG comes from Gemmatimonadales bacterium and encodes:
- a CDS encoding DUF2238 domain-containing protein gives rise to the protein MQRRPSAYELVLLGSMLALLVWSGIHPHDRFTWWLEVAPIFLGVPALILLYPRLRLTPLVYTLIWIHCLILMLGGHYTYAQVPLGFWMESWFGFTRNHYDRIGHLAQGFIPAMLAREIFIRRSPLGRSRWLPFMVICFCLAFSAFYELVEFWTALAEGSAATDFLGTQGDPWDTQWDMMLALIGAIVSLLLLSRVQDRQLARAG